A segment of the Cohnella algarum genome:
CGGAGATTGAACTCGGCCGCCTGAATCGTCGTTTTGCGCTGATAGTACAGGATCAGCTCGTAACTGACAAAAGAAAGCAGCGCCGCGATCAGAAGAGCGAACGCGGTCATGATCAGAATGATGCGGCTTTTGACGGTGGCCCTTCTATTCGTCGCGAACCCTCCTTCGAATGAAGCGCTTTCAACGAATGGCTATTCTTACAATAGCATATTCCCTCGGCTGTTAAAAACAGGGACAAAAGCGCAGCCAATATTTTTACAGGTTTTGCATAGAAAATTACCGGTTTCGGACCGGATTTCGGGAAAACGCGAAAGAAAGTGAAGGAACTGCGGTTGAAATTGCATGCCGCGGCCGACCGGAATCCGATACAATCGAGATGAGGTTCGGCCTACCCGAATCGCAGGTCAAATCGGACGAAAAGGGGCCATGACGATGAAATGGAAAAAAGCTTTCGGATTCACCTTGGCAACCGTGCTTTCGTTGGGACTGCTCGCCGGCTGTTCCGGCAATTCGAACAACGGCGCGAACGGCGCCGCGACGGCATCGCCCTCGGCTTCTCCTTCCGCGGAATCGTCTGCAAGCGCTTCCGCAGAAGCGGGCGACGAGCCCGTCACGTTAAAGTGGGCGCTGTGGGATTGGGAAGCGACGGCCTATTACCAGCCGCTGATCGACGCCTATAAGAAGGAGCATCCGAACGTCACGATCGAGTACGTGGACCTCGGATCGACCGACTTTATGACGATGCTGAGCACGCAGCTTTCGGGCGGCGCGGATTTGGACGTCCTGACCATCAAAGACATTCCCGGCTACGCGAACCTCGTCAAGCAAAACCACCTGGAGCCGCTGAACGGCTTCGTTCGCGAGCAGGGCATCGATACGTCGGCGTACGGCGGCACGGTCGAGCAGATTCAAATGAACGACGAAGTGTATGCGCTTCCGTTCCGCAGCGACTTCTGGATCTTGTACTACAACAAGGATCTGTTCGACGCGGCGGGCGTCGACTATCCGACGAACGACATGACGCTCGAGCAGTATGACGAGCTGGCGAGAAAGCTGACCTCCGGAAGCGGGGCGAACAAGGTATACGGCGCCCATTACCATACGTGGCGAAGCGCGGTTCAATTGTTCGGCATCCTGGACGGACAGCATACGATCATTGACGGCGAATACGATTTCCTGAAGCCGACCTATGAGCGGATTTTGAACCAGCAAAAGGACGGCATCGTCATGGACTACGCCACGCTGAAAACGTCCAGCACCCACTATTCCGGCGTGTTCTACAACAATTCCGTCGCGATGATGAACATGGGCAGCTGGTTTATTTCGACGCAGATCGACAAAGTGAAAAGCGGCGAGTCGCTCGCGAAAAACTGGGGCATCGCGAAGTATCCGCACCCGGAAGGCGTCGAACCGGGAACGACGCTGGGCACGATCACCTCGCTTGCCGTCAACCGGAAATCGGCCAACAAGGAAGCCGCCCTCGATTTCCTGAAATTCGTCACCGGCGAAGAGGGAGCCGCGGTCATCGCTCGGACCGGCGCCATTCCGGCGATCAAAAACGACGAGGTCGTCGCCTCCATCGCGTCCATCGAAGGGTTCCCGAACGACGAAAACAGCAAGGAAGCGCTGAAGACGGCGAAGACGTATCTCGAAATGCCGCTGCATGAAAAAAGCGCGGATATCGAGCTCATCCTGAACGAGGCTCACGACAACATCATGACCAGCAACGTGACGATCGACGAAGGCTTGCAGGACATGACGACCCGGGTAAAGCAAGTTCTCGGCAGCTAGGCGAAACGATCGGGAAGTCTTTCGAAGGGCGGGCGGCGGCCCGCCCTTCTCCGCGGATCGAAGAGCCGCAAAGGATCGCATTCTTTCGTTCGGATTCGGGCGATTGGAGGAGAAATCATGCCCAAGGATCATAAGCCGCGGTTATCGAAAAGCGTGCGCCATCATCTGGTCGCCTACAGCTTCATTGCGCCGAACTTCATCGGATTCGCCGTGTTTACCCTCGTCCCGATGGCGTTCGCGTTCGTGCTCGCCTTCGTCGAATGGGACGGAGCCAATCCGATGGCGTTCGTCGGGCTGCGCAACTTCGACCGGCTGCTCCATGACGCCGCGTTTCATAAAGCGCTGTGGAACACCGTCGTGTACACGATCGGCGTCGTCCCGCTGACGATGGCGTGCGCGCTGGCGCTGGCCGTGCTCCTGAACCGGAAAATCGCGGCGCGGAATTTTCTCCGAACCGTGTTCTTCTTTCCGTACGTCGCTTCGCTGGTCGCGGTGGCGGCGGTCTGGAATTTTATTTTCAGTCCGACGCTGGGGCCGGTGAACAATCTGTTGAACGCGCTGACCGGCATTCCGTTCGAGGAGCTCCCCCGCTGGGCTGCGGACAAAGACTGGGCCATGTTTACCGTCGTCCTGTTCACCGTATGGAAAAACATGGGCTACTACATGGTCATCTACCTGGCCGGCCTGCAGGGGGTCAACCCCGAATTGCACGAAGCCGCCCACCTGGACGGAGCGAACGCGTGGCAGCGGTTTTGGAACGTGACGATTCCGCAGCTCGCGCCCGCGACTTTTTTCGTGCTGATGATTCTGATCATCAACTCGTTCAAGGTATACGACATTTTCATCAATCTTTTCGCCGGCGCCGACAACCAGCTCAACGACACGACCCGCATCCTGGTGTACCAGATTTACAACACGGCGTTCCGCTCCCTGGACTTCGGCTATTCCAGCGCCATGGCGATCGTCCTGTTCCTGATCGTTCTCGGCATCACGCTCGTTCAATTCCATGGCGAGAAGAAGTACGGACAATAGGAGGCTTCGGGCATGGCGGATTCGAAAAAAGGATGGAACGCGGCCTTTATGGCGCTTGTCTATATTTCGCTGGCTTTGACCGTGTTGTGCATGCTGGTGCCGTTCGCGTGGATGCTGTCCGCTTCGCTGAAGCTGAGCAAGGACGTCTTTTCCTTCCCGATTCAGTGGATTCCCGATAGCCCGCGCTGGGAAAATTTCAAGGACATCTGGACCCGGATTCCGCTCGGGACGTTCATTTACAACACGGCCAAGCTGTCCGTGATCGTCACCGTCCTCCAGCTGCTTACTTCCAGCTTCGCGGCGTACGCGTTCTCGAAATTGAAATTCCGGGGCAAGCATGCGCTGTTTCTCGGCTACATCGCCACCATCGCGATCCCTTGGCAGGCCTACATGGTGCCGCAATTCATCCTGATGCGGTCGATGGGGCTGAACAACACGCATCTGTCCATCATCCTGCTGCAGGCTTTCTCGGCGTTCGGCGTGTTTCTGATGCGGCAATTTTATCAGGGAATTCCGGACGAACTGTGCGAGGCCGCGCGCATCGACGGGATGAACGAATACGGCATTTGGGCGAAAATCATGCTGCCGCTGTCGAAGCCGGCGCTGTCGACGCTGACGATTTTTACGTTCGTGTCCACCTGGAACGATTTCCTCGGGCCGATGATCTATTTGACCAAAACCGAATTAAAAACGATCCAGATCGGCCTCCGCATGTTCATTTCGCAATATTCGGCCGAATACGGCCTGATCATGGCCGCGAGCGTCGTTTCTATCATCCCGGTGCTGATTGTTTTTCTCGCGGTGCAAAAATATTTCGTCCAGGGGATCGCGACGTCCGGCATCAAAGGCTGATCGGACGATTCGACTCGGGCCGGGCGAGTCCGGTTGCGGCGTTTGGCGATTTCGTAGGCGGAAACAAGGAGGGATCGACGTGGCGTTCTCGAACGGGCCGGCCCGCAATCCGCTGCGGACGCGGGAGGATATGCGCCTTGCGCTGCGCGAATTGCTGGCGCCGCTGAGGCCGCATTACAGCGAGGGGGGCGCCCGCGTCCATCTCGGCGAAGGCGCGCACGGGGCCGGTTATCCCGCCGGCGTGGCGGAACTGGAGGGGTTTTCCCGCGCGCTGTGGGGGCTCGTGCCGCTGCTGGCGGGAGGCGGGGAGGATCCGCTCCTCCCGGTCGTGCTGCGGGGGATGGCGAACGGATCCGATCCCGGCCATCCGGAGTATTGGGGGAAAGCGGGCGACTACGACCAGCGGCTCGTCGAAATGGCCGCGTTCGGCTACGCGCTGGCGCTGGCGCCGGAGAAGCTGTGGACGCCGCTCGCGGCGGAAGAGAAGCGAAGGCTCGCCGAATGGCTTGGGCAGATCGGCGAACGCTCGCTGCACGATTGCAATTGGCTGTTTTTCCGCGTTCTCGCGGGTTGGGCTTTCGCAGGGTCGGCCTGCCTTACGACGCGGACGGGATGCAGCGGGACCTTGACCGCATCGAAGCGTTCGCGCTGGGCGGCGGCTGGTACGCCGACGGCCCGGGCGGGCACAGCGACTATTACGCGCCGTTCGCGATGCATTTTTTCGGGCTGCTGTACGCGAAGCTGATGGCGGAAGACGATCCGGCGCGGTGCGGCCGGTTCAAGGAACGGGCGGCGGCGTTCGCCCGCGATTTCGTTTGCTGGTTCGCGGAAGACGGGTCCGCGCTGCCCTACGGGCGGAGCCTGACGTACCGGTTCGCGCAGTCGGCGTTTTGGGGCGCGCTCGCTTACGCGGACGTCGGCGTTTATGCCCCGGGCGTCGTCAAGGGCATCGTCCTGCGCAACCTCAGGCGGTGGCTTTGCCAGCCGGCGTTCAATGCCGACGGAACGCTGGCCGTCGGCTACGCGTACCCGAACCTGGTCATGGCGGAAAACTACAACTCGCCGTGCTCGCCGTATTGGGCGCTCAAGGCGTTCCTGCCGCTGGCGCTGGCGGACGACCACCCGTTCTGGCTTGCCGACGAGGAGCCGCTTCCCGATTTGCCGAGCCGTTCGGTTCAGCGGGCTCCGCATCTCGTCGTATGCCGCCGGCGGGAGACGGACCACGTCGTCGCCTTCAACTGCGGCCACGGCGGCACGAACGAGCATACGCACGCCGCGGCCAAATATGAAAAGTTCGCGTACTCGACCGCGTTCGGGTTCAGCGTCCCGCGAGGCGAATGGGGGCTTGCCCAGGGCGCGTTCGACTCGACGCTGGCGCTGAGCGAGCGGGACAACCTGTTCCGGGTTCGCCGTCTCAGCGAAGAGACCCGGCTGTCAGGCAACGTGCCGTACAGCCGGTGGAAGCCGTGGAGCGACGTCGAGGTGCGCACGTGGCTCTTTCCCGGGCTGCCTTGGCATGTCCGGGTTCACCGCGTGCGGACGGCGCGGCCGTTGACCGCGGCCGAAGGGGGCTTCGCGCTGCCAGCCGCGGCGGATTTGCGCACGGAGAGAAGCGAGGGGGCGCCGTGCGCGGCGGATCTGCGGGCGGCGAAAATCGAGGGCGGGCCGTTCGCGGCGGATTTGCAGGCGGCGAAAAGCCGCGAAGCGCCGTGCGCGCCCGCCTCGTCAGCTTCGGCGACCTCGACTGCTTCCGGCCCGATAGCTCCGCCGGTTGCCATAGCTTTGCCGCTATCGATTGCCTTGCCCGCCTCGCCGGTTTCAGCGGCTTCGCTAGCCTCGATTGTCTCATCCGCCTCGTCCGTTGCGGCGAATTCGACCGTCTCAGCGGCAGTGAGGGGGGCGGCCGCTTCGTCGGCCGCAGCGGCGGCAACGCCGGAGCTGTCGGCGTTTGCCCGCTGCTCCTTCGGCGCGAGCGGCATACGCGGGCTGCGCGGCTACGGGCGGGCGGAGCTCGTGTTCCCGCAAGCGAACACGAACGTGCTGCATCCGCGCACGGTCATTCCGACGCTTCTGGCAGACCTCGATCCGGGCGTGCACTGGCTCGTTTGCGCCGTGATGGGCGAGCCGAACGGGTCGGGCGAGGGTCGCGCGAACGGTTCGCCCGCGGGCGCGGACGGCTAGCCGTTCGACAATCGGCTTGCGCCGTCGTCGTCGATTGCCGCCCGCGCTTAACGCTAAAAACGCCGGAAAGACCGAGGCCGTCCTTCCGGCGTTTTTTCAGAGGAAATGTTGGCTCTGCCCTCCGTTCACCGCTTCTCGCCCCGCCAAGCGCCTTCAGCCGCACGCACTTGAGTAAAATTCACTCATCTCGCCGTCTCCGCACGCACGTTAACGCTCCAGTTGAGTCGTAATTACTCATCTCGCCCCGCCAAGCGCCTTCAGCCGCACGCACTTGAGTAAAATTCACTCATCTCGCCGTCTCCGCACGCACGTTAACGCTCCAGTTGAGTCGTAATTACTCATCTCGCCCCGCCAAGCGCCAGCAGCCGCACGCACCTGAGTAATCCCCTATGACGTTACCGTCACCGCCATAGATGAAAATGTGGTCGTACGCATCCTTTTATCCTTCTTACATTCTGGACAAACAGATAATGAACAGATCAAAAGACGGAAATTTATTGGTCCCCCGTTGAGTAATCCGTCTTATTGCAGTTTGCGAGAGCCGCCCATTGTCCCTAAAGACGCGTATAAACTCTCTCCTTTAGGACTGCATGGTCTGTTTAATCTGAAACAAGAGGGTGTTGGTATGGATGCTGTACGTCAAATTTGTGCTGGTCTGGATGTCCATCAGGAAACCGTAGTTGCATGCGTCTTGTCGGGTTCGTTGGAACACAAACCCAAGTCCGAAATCCGCACGTTCGGTACCACTACCCGCGAATTGCTGGAGTTGCAGGAT
Coding sequences within it:
- a CDS encoding carbohydrate ABC transporter permease, with the translated sequence MADSKKGWNAAFMALVYISLALTVLCMLVPFAWMLSASLKLSKDVFSFPIQWIPDSPRWENFKDIWTRIPLGTFIYNTAKLSVIVTVLQLLTSSFAAYAFSKLKFRGKHALFLGYIATIAIPWQAYMVPQFILMRSMGLNNTHLSIILLQAFSAFGVFLMRQFYQGIPDELCEAARIDGMNEYGIWAKIMLPLSKPALSTLTIFTFVSTWNDFLGPMIYLTKTELKTIQIGLRMFISQYSAEYGLIMAASVVSIIPVLIVFLAVQKYFVQGIATSGIKG
- a CDS encoding ABC transporter substrate-binding protein, whose translation is MKWKKAFGFTLATVLSLGLLAGCSGNSNNGANGAATASPSASPSAESSASASAEAGDEPVTLKWALWDWEATAYYQPLIDAYKKEHPNVTIEYVDLGSTDFMTMLSTQLSGGADLDVLTIKDIPGYANLVKQNHLEPLNGFVREQGIDTSAYGGTVEQIQMNDEVYALPFRSDFWILYYNKDLFDAAGVDYPTNDMTLEQYDELARKLTSGSGANKVYGAHYHTWRSAVQLFGILDGQHTIIDGEYDFLKPTYERILNQQKDGIVMDYATLKTSSTHYSGVFYNNSVAMMNMGSWFISTQIDKVKSGESLAKNWGIAKYPHPEGVEPGTTLGTITSLAVNRKSANKEAALDFLKFVTGEEGAAVIARTGAIPAIKNDEVVASIASIEGFPNDENSKEALKTAKTYLEMPLHEKSADIELILNEAHDNIMTSNVTIDEGLQDMTTRVKQVLGS
- a CDS encoding carbohydrate ABC transporter permease, which translates into the protein MPKDHKPRLSKSVRHHLVAYSFIAPNFIGFAVFTLVPMAFAFVLAFVEWDGANPMAFVGLRNFDRLLHDAAFHKALWNTVVYTIGVVPLTMACALALAVLLNRKIAARNFLRTVFFFPYVASLVAVAAVWNFIFSPTLGPVNNLLNALTGIPFEELPRWAADKDWAMFTVVLFTVWKNMGYYMVIYLAGLQGVNPELHEAAHLDGANAWQRFWNVTIPQLAPATFFVLMILIINSFKVYDIFINLFAGADNQLNDTTRILVYQIYNTAFRSLDFGYSSAMAIVLFLIVLGITLVQFHGEKKYGQ